One bacterium genomic region harbors:
- a CDS encoding pilus assembly protein translates to MEITRVSSQTYGASPWLGGALHQGCGLPLKEPTLWAASQQYRCYQRQYGGALIELTMALPVLLILLSAVMYFAHLMSARAAIVTAVNSVRIAATRANSPISTEVFREIESFHATGNASQRLKSLLASKDLEDAAFSTSGRDSYNDFLKDASQFPAPAPELMGLEKEDLISMVYSIGIVRQSLGEHVKTPCQEPGCLLCLPIPPPWADVSPGQTSTLTTKPARARFAGIRCEYIPDGFIFNMINSLLRLLDPNGGDLSPITFRQQRSVIFDGWGEQG, encoded by the coding sequence GTGGAAATAACTCGGGTAAGCAGTCAAACATATGGCGCCTCTCCTTGGTTGGGTGGCGCTCTCCACCAAGGCTGCGGATTGCCGCTCAAAGAGCCTACTCTGTGGGCAGCCTCCCAACAATACCGATGTTATCAACGTCAGTATGGGGGAGCACTAATAGAGCTTACCATGGCTCTTCCAGTCCTACTCATACTTCTCTCTGCTGTCATGTATTTTGCTCACCTTATGTCCGCACGAGCAGCTATAGTAACCGCTGTGAACTCAGTTCGAATTGCTGCTACAAGAGCAAACTCACCTATATCTACTGAGGTGTTTCGAGAGATCGAAAGCTTTCATGCTACCGGCAATGCCTCACAACGACTAAAATCGCTACTTGCCTCGAAAGACCTAGAAGACGCGGCATTTAGCACTTCAGGGAGAGATAGTTATAATGATTTTCTAAAGGATGCATCTCAGTTTCCAGCCCCCGCTCCAGAGTTGATGGGACTCGAAAAAGAAGACCTTATCAGCATGGTCTATTCTATAGGTATCGTTCGTCAAAGTCTTGGAGAACATGTAAAGACCCCCTGTCAGGAGCCCGGCTGCTTACTCTGCCTCCCCATCCCTCCTCCATGGGCCGATGTCAGCCCAGGACAAACAAGTACTCTAACAACCAAGCCAGCGAGAGCACGCTTTGCGGGTATTCGTTGCGAGTACATACCTGACGGATTCATTTTCAACATGATAAACTCGCTCTTGAGGTTGTTAGACCCCAATGGTGGGGATCTCTCACCTATCACCTTTCGCCAGCAGCGATCGGTAATTTTTGATGGTTGGGGAGAACAGGGATGA